Below is a window of Cydia splendana chromosome 3, ilCydSple1.2, whole genome shotgun sequence DNA.
CTCGCAGGTGGTTCTGGGTGAGGATTTGTTTTCAGGATCTTGGCCAGGGCTGCCAGGCGGAGCTTGGGATCAGGATGAGGGCCAATTCCAGCCAGGGTTGATACTCTATCAATGCCTTGCTTGAATGCTGGATTTGAAACTGGAAATAATCAATTATGCAGgtagtatttttcttattttaattccAATGCTTAAAGTTAAaggtttttataattttatacttacagTCAAGATTATCCAATGGGTTTGAAGATACTACATTTGGAGTAGCCTGTTTGGGTTGCTCTACTTTGATTTCTTTGTACTTCTcagctgtaaaaataagtatttgATAAAAGAAAAAAGATAGCAGTAAATTCACAATACCAACTAGGGGTTAGTAATTATTGTGACATATTTTCGCAATCAGAAGGGATGAGAATGAATGGTTTAGTGTGTTGGAAAACAAGAGCAAATAATTTATGAAAATCCCACCATTATCAGCGTATTCTAACCGGACGGCATACGACATCAGCCAGTTTAGCTGTTCATTCGGGGAGCCCTCAATAACAGGGCTTACAAGGTCCCTCTGATATGTATCATACGCCGCATTCCATTCGTCCGTTTCGATTTGCCTAAGCCCTTCCCGCTCTTCAATTTTGTAATGTCTTATCTTCTGGTCTTCTAACCATAGAACTACACTTCTGTACTCAGTTTTATCTGCAACAATATCGAAAATGAAGGAGAATCCAGGGTAAAGCAATCCATATGAAACCCGGCTAACAATATACTGACCGTTGCAGTTGAAGCTCTCAGGATTTGGGTGTCCCAGCGCGGACAGTTTTAGTTTGAACATGttattcataattatgttactATAACTCGGCTTAAtattgcaaaaataaaaatatttgtattcgtgTGCAAAGCGTAGGTTAAAAATCTTTTGACAATTGAATCAATAACGTTGCcaatctattatttattttcagtgtgGCAATGCTGATTAGCTGTTCGAGTTAAGCAAAAAAACGACCTGCATCCTCACCAGGGTACGTTCAGAAGCGGTCATTATTAAAACGTTGAGTTGAGTTGACAAACTGTCATTATCAGATTGTCATTAATGTGTCACTTGACTCACTTGTCAGTCGTATACGAATTACGAACGTACTTGTACTCCTGATGATAAGAGATTACGTGTTTTTATTCAATGTGTGCatttctaaaatttaataaatattggtTTATTGTTACGACACGAATGCAGGATAAATCTAATCGTGTTTTACTCTAGTAAAAATTGTTCGTCATGTCTACTTGGGTAAATGAGAACAGTGTTTCTTTTTTCCAACTCTTCTGTATAAAAGTTGTAAAGTGCGGCCGTGTACCTCAGCATATAGCTTTTATAATGGATGGGAATCGTAGATATGCTAAAAAACACAGCGTACAATGTAGTAAGGGGCACTCCGAAGGATTCAATAAACTCTCAGAAACATTAAAggtaaaattacaaaatatatgtttttctttttatacTCCTAATCACATATTACTGCACttcaatattataattttttattacaGTGGTGTCTGGATCTAGGTATACCCGAGGTTACTGTCTATGCATTCAGCATAGAGAACTTTAAAAGAACGGAAGAGGAGGTCAACGGCTTGATGGATTTGGCTAGAGACAAGTTCCAAAGGCTACTAGATGAAATGTAAGTTATTGCAAATACATAatattgggtccttacctatgaaattggcgtttttgttcatagatataagtctgatcctagttttttttttttacaaaagtacatacacaattacaataaaactacagtgcactcaataaacaacgattttacatacaattaattgttattttttattgttaagtgttcagaattaagccttgaaaataggtcttttcatgtgctgtcggttcgagtattaaaattacttatatttttctaatggtaccaattttcaagaaatggagatattgaaaacataccttaaaggtgacaaaaattactggaaaaattttgtttggtttgaattagccatcaaaaaaatatctgcaaaattaattgtatggaaattcgtgtttcgttgaaattctccgaacaaaacgccaatttcataggtaatgacctaatagtaGATTgaacaacaagggcataaagtgacccatttttacctgAGGCAATTTTTttgtctgagcgaagcgaagaccaaaatagtagaccagggtaaaaatggacatttatgcccttgttgtacactctgcttttcacttcgattgcgaggaaaataattatatttttca
It encodes the following:
- the LOC134806359 gene encoding RNA transcription, translation and transport factor protein, with translation MNNMFKLKLSALGHPNPESFNCNDKTEYRSVVLWLEDQKIRHYKIEEREGLRQIETDEWNAAYDTYQRDLVSPVIEGSPNEQLNWLMSYAVRLEYADNAEKYKEIKVEQPKQATPNVVSSNPLDNLDFSNPAFKQGIDRVSTLAGIGPHPDPKLRLAALAKILKTNPHPEPPASEANLVQQPADVLTLLFVQDLRDLQTRINEALVAVQKVTADPRTDTKLGRVGR